The genome window tacaaattccGCTGATTTAACGTATAAGAGCACTACATCATGTTATGACTATACCTGTCTCCGACGAAGCCAAGGATGAGTGAACCGACCAGGTTACCGCCCATGAAGGCCATGCTGGCATGCTCTTTTAGAACGGCATCGTCACACACAAGGTTAAACTATAGAAAATGAAAGACAGAATGTTCAATATGTATATGTTACGCATATGTTAAAGaggctccaccgctgacaaatggtatttttcactatcaaaaaaacAGGAACaaacgatttaatatttttcttcagtcacaaaagttacttactttacaccattaccaccattgaaaagtttgaacttcttattttacttcaagttagaaatatgaaaaatgattaattgcatcccgaaaaaattccgtggtagtatatcctatatgaaatgaagtaatgattgtgcatgcaccaaaggcgaactaaattattttatgttattttttgtgctagttaggcatatatatacttGATTAAACggcaattatttttcaaatgatgaatatcatttatgctctgtcggcgttggagcatctttaatatataatatttttgttgctTTCATACTAAATacaactttctgattggccgacattatttttcatacttctaTGATAATAAATCTGAAAATGGCGCGAAACTCGGCATAACATAAAGACAAATTgacgttgtgtattgatttgaaaaaaaaatcccctaAGGGAATTAATGGAATCGTACTTTTAAAGTATTTTGTCAAGTAGTCTGACAGATTTATCATAAGCATTACGCGGATTCAAACAGTCTGCCAACGGAATTTcgttcataccccgatgaaattaaaatacagtgatatcaaattaaatgaaaataaccATTACCGTGAACCCAGTTATGAAGATTATCAATGTACATCGATTCGATGATTCACCGACAATACATAAGGATCGATTGATCAAGCTTATTTGTAcgtttatttttctgtttatttgttgtttcttaatgtttttgtttgtgtttataattataaactaCTTATATCTACACTTGTTTGaatattgtttcaaatattGTACGTAttatatacttacatcagaTATTGGAGACCTGGACAGTTCACTTTCGTCGAATGTCCATGAAGTACAAGGATACATTTTTGTGGTATTTGTACTATTGACGAAGGCCTGTATTGAGCACTGAGACGCATTCAGCTTTATATGTGCTATTGATTCATATTCCGAACTTGAAATATTCTCTCGTTTGAAAATACTGTTTTCCATCTTTGCCATACACCttaaaaatacataacaaaagcAATAAAAAAGCAATAAAAATACGCTTATTAATTTCCAACGCATACAACACAAAAAAGCAATAtgcattgtatttttattttccatttttaacaGAAATGGCAACCGTCGACCggtttgaaaaaatacataGAAAAAAGGATTGATATCTGCATTTCAGATCTTTAGTGGAAATCACCAGGATCAATTTTATACCGAAAGGTAGACGTTACGTTGGTGTtcacaaattttcaaaaatgtcttACCTGTGGTCGTGTCTTGATAGGAAGAACACTGGAAACAATGCCTGCATAGATATCAAAATCTGTTGAAACATCACTAACATAATTAGTAACTTCTGATACCTTCCAAACCCTCCAATCTCCTTCACAATATCGTCAAACAGCATTTTGTCTGTCGTTTCGCGTTTGCAATatctggaaaaataaaatatcgtaGAATGCATTGGTATATCCAATGGAAAATATGTCTGTAACGGAATATAATTTTCAACAGAACTTCCAAATTCAAACCTTCGGATCACCAATACAAAGTGTATTTGATATACTGAGAACACCTTTTTGAAGtaaaccattttgaaaaaaatctgaCGATTACTGCATGCGTATTGGGTAAGGTCCAGGTGCACACATGTATCACTTTTGGTTCGAACCATGGGCGTTGGTCCGTGACCGAACTGTCATATATTGGTTAAGTTGgccctgatatgtatttgttgttctattttGGTCATTTCGATGCCTCATTTTTCCAATTCGGTTGAAAAATGACAATATTATGACTATTTCTTATTTTTAGCGAAATATTTAGATGTCATTTCCGGAAGTTCGCCCAAACTTATGCAGTGTgaacattttgattttactgCATCAGCTAACCCATGGCCTAATTTTGGGACGTAATGTGACAagtaaatcaaatataaaatatctttaaaatatcacgaatttaattttgacaaaataaaaaaaaatcttttagttgAAACAAATATTGTGGCAGAATTATAATGTTGTAATATGACTTAAGGCAAAGCCTTAAAGAGGCAGCCAAATGTTTCTGTAACCATttattatgcaatgttaaaaagcgcaatttatggaaataacggggCCGAGTTTTCTGGGTTTTATTTAATCGTAATCGTATAATAACATTCTATTTTTGTCCCAAAAtccccatttgagaaggaaacgCCAATTCGAGTAGGAGgaaattttatttccgtaacataTATTCCGTGtttggtcagctgattatattggaaagTGGTAAAATCCAAATCACGTGAACGCTTGCAAACTAAGAGCgatagcactgagcttctgccggTGCAGATTAAGGTTGCCGGATCAGAAGAGCATTTGAACCGCTTGGTTTTATAGTGAGCTAACTTTAAAGCATCATATCCATGGTGATTACCCATGATTCccatatgtataaaaaaatgacaGATGAAAACTGAAGCTGTAATTATGTAGGATTGAAATTTGATcatgaattgtattttttcgTATATTTTCACTAACATTAGTATGTAGTGCCTCAGAAAAGGTTTGCAAATACGTTAAAGTGTTTTCTCGTTGGCCGTTGGCAGTAATAATTAATTCCCATATTTCCCTTCCGAAATTCAAATGTGTAAGCAATTTCAGACTGTCGTGTCCAACTAATACTAAAATTTCACATTTGTATTAGTTTACGTGACCCACTTCGATAAGAATGTCGGTTTTATAGATATAAGCTTATCGGCTTCAGGTTTGGTTTAAACGTGCTACACAGGAAAGTCCAAGGACAGTAAAACAACATGGCTAAATTTTCTCTTTGTCTTTTGGTTATATCGATGATATTTTGTGTTTCCGTGCAGCTAGTGTCGGGGAAATGtaagcattttttttatataagatgaTCCTTTAAAACCGCCTTGCTTTTTTATCACCTCTATACTATTTGTTATAATATCTTTTTATCAAagcaaattaaataattttatatcaggATTTTCCCAATGTCTGTGTCACAGTGAAAGTGAATATTTGCATAAACGCACAGCTATGCACAGtataataattatcaatttcaatataaaacGCAAGATCCAGTTGAAGCAATATTGTCATATGTgattataaaaaagaattttaTGAATGGattcatatgaaatatattcagTTAACATGAACGTTTGGTGTTCATACACGCGTATGCTCCATTATTTTTCAAGATTATTTTTGTCCGAAtcgatataaataaaaaaaaaaataaccgaATCGGAATCAAATAGAAATGATTGGAATATGTGTTTTATTCACAAAATTGTTTTCCATATCAGCTGGTTGTCCCCCACAACAAACCGGTATTGCCTGGGGATGTGCCTATCAACCTCATTGTTTCAGCGACAGCGGATGTGGAAGTGGACACATTTGTTGTCCCCACATATGTGGCGACTTTTGTCATGACACTTCTATTGGTTTGTATTCATATAGGCAAAAAAGGCACAGTAAATTCTTTGATTACTACAATAT of Argopecten irradians isolate NY chromosome 7, Ai_NY, whole genome shotgun sequence contains these proteins:
- the LOC138328222 gene encoding uncharacterized protein gives rise to the protein MAKFSLCLLVISMIFCVSVQLVSGKSGCPPQQTGIAWGCAYQPHCFSDSGCGSGHICCPHICGDFCHDTSIVPVTHSPDCHTLSCLLGRKK